A section of the Rhodanobacteraceae bacterium genome encodes:
- a CDS encoding glycosyltransferase family 2 protein: MLAEITPVVITYNEAPNLQRTLQALKWARRVVILDSGSTDESKAIASGFANVDWFERPFDDHARQCNFALDSLVPSASWVLFMDADYVVTDALREQLATLRPGPETAGYSIPFRYCIDGHPLRGTLYPPRVCLFRPTFGRYRQYGHMHWLELAGDTLHLQHVMLHDDRKSSENFMRRQRRYADLEARYLWSQRWVTLNWRKRLRRLLFIAPWAAPAFALFGKGVVLDGLPGIKYAWERAQAESLIALALLRQMLNFNKQSTE; this comes from the coding sequence ATGCTCGCTGAGATCACACCGGTCGTCATCACCTACAACGAAGCCCCTAACCTGCAGCGCACCTTGCAGGCGCTCAAATGGGCTCGCCGGGTCGTCATTCTGGACAGCGGCAGCACCGATGAATCAAAGGCGATCGCCAGTGGTTTCGCCAATGTGGATTGGTTCGAGCGCCCCTTCGACGACCATGCTCGACAGTGCAATTTCGCCCTGGACTCACTGGTGCCAAGCGCATCGTGGGTGTTGTTCATGGACGCCGACTATGTGGTTACGGACGCATTGCGAGAGCAATTGGCGACACTTCGGCCCGGCCCGGAGACCGCTGGCTATTCGATTCCCTTTCGCTATTGCATTGACGGACATCCTCTGCGCGGCACGCTCTATCCGCCACGGGTATGCCTTTTCCGGCCGACGTTCGGCCGGTATCGACAGTACGGGCACATGCACTGGCTGGAATTGGCGGGAGACACCTTGCACCTTCAGCATGTCATGCTGCACGACGATCGGAAGTCCTCGGAAAATTTCATGCGGCGCCAACGTCGGTATGCCGACCTTGAAGCGCGATATCTGTGGTCGCAACGATGGGTCACCCTGAATTGGCGAAAACGCCTGCGGCGCCTATTGTTCATCGCCCCCTGGGCCGCGCCCGCCTTTGCACTGTTTGGAAAGGGCGTTGTCCTGGATGGTCTGCCTGGGATCAAGTATGCGTGGGAACGCGCTCAGGCTGAGTCGCTGATTGCGCTGGCCCTGCTCCGGCAGATGCTCAACTTCAACAAGCAAAGTACCGAATGA
- a CDS encoding acyltransferase: MQEPGAVEEISKFDYIDALRGFAIIGVIMVHIGQWIPPDSFLIGAIAQAGKFGVQLFFVVSAFTLMMSLESRRNISKKWMLEFFVRRFFRIAPAFYLAILFYIYVWGTGPSYWAPSGIDTWQVLLTIAFLHGWHVESINAVVPGGWSIAAEVMFYITLPWLYLMLRTIHRTAFALLVSIVLAALLRIVLKRALHECYLEPNSYLLSAFLEFFFLTQLPVFLIGILTFQLAVKCPGTQSSPAMTMGYSLLVCASALTAQTTGNLLPQSLLFSVGFCLLVLSLNQNPIRLMVNPMSTFLGKISFSLYLVHFFVIGLFREAEGLEEMRGNLGFLMSFLIVLAASSAFAFVLYRFVEVPGIALGKRAIDYIRG; the protein is encoded by the coding sequence ATGCAAGAACCGGGCGCTGTGGAGGAGATTAGTAAGTTTGACTATATTGATGCGCTTAGAGGCTTTGCGATCATTGGCGTAATAATGGTGCATATTGGGCAGTGGATTCCCCCCGACTCGTTCCTAATTGGTGCCATCGCGCAGGCTGGAAAGTTTGGGGTGCAGTTATTTTTTGTTGTAAGTGCATTCACGCTAATGATGTCATTGGAGTCGCGTCGGAATATTTCAAAGAAATGGATGTTGGAATTCTTCGTGAGAAGGTTTTTCCGCATCGCTCCAGCATTCTATCTGGCCATTTTGTTCTATATATATGTTTGGGGAACCGGACCGTCCTATTGGGCGCCAAGTGGCATCGACACCTGGCAAGTGTTGCTAACAATTGCATTCTTGCATGGCTGGCATGTTGAATCCATTAATGCAGTTGTTCCAGGTGGTTGGTCGATCGCTGCGGAGGTTATGTTCTACATCACACTGCCGTGGCTGTACTTAATGTTAAGGACCATCCACCGCACCGCATTTGCTTTATTGGTTTCAATTGTTTTGGCTGCATTATTGCGAATCGTCCTGAAGAGAGCGTTGCATGAGTGCTACCTAGAGCCGAACAGTTATTTGCTGAGCGCGTTTCTAGAGTTTTTCTTCTTGACTCAGCTCCCTGTGTTCTTAATTGGAATCTTGACATTCCAACTGGCCGTCAAATGTCCTGGCACTCAATCGTCGCCTGCCATGACGATGGGGTACTCACTTCTGGTTTGTGCGTCCGCCCTCACTGCTCAGACTACAGGAAACCTGTTGCCGCAGAGTTTACTCTTCTCAGTTGGATTTTGTCTCTTGGTGCTGTCGCTGAATCAGAACCCCATTCGGTTGATGGTTAATCCAATGAGTACATTCCTGGGAAAGATCAGTTTCAGCTTGTACCTAGTGCACTTCTTTGTCATTGGTTTGTTTAGAGAAGCTGAGGGTCTTGAGGAGATGCGCGGAAATTTGGGCTTTCTTATGAGCTTTCTGATCGTACTTGCGGCGTCATCCGCGTTCGCGTTTGTGCTCTATCGATTCGTCGAAGTTCCTGGGATTGCCTTGGGAAAAAGAGCTATCGATTACATCCGAGGCTGA
- a CDS encoding glycosyltransferase family 4 protein, whose translation MAVLNTHPIQYFAPMYAYMTTHMPDIELTVLYCSDFSLRGAVDEGFAKPVTWDIDLLSGYQYLYLGEAATRRTPGGFWSMIVPELWRHIRSGGYDALWLHGYGYAACWVAMLAAKSIGLPVMLRGETHLALSRPSWRRFIRDTVLRRLFRSLDGLLAIGTRNREYYQAAGVPNDKIHMVPYAVDNERFEAAVSAVATRRQEYRSTMGFPEGVPVVLYASKLIERKHPHTLMYAIAKLQATGRRVALYVVGSGPMEPRLRALQAELNLDDTHFAGFLNQSELPMAYAAADIFVLASESEPWGLVVNEVMCAGLPVITSPEMGCSEDLVVDGANGFQLPPGNVDQLAAAIDAMIDNPDRMRAMGRRSLEIIRQWGYEQCTHGLRQALAGLPASR comes from the coding sequence GTGGCGGTGCTGAACACGCACCCGATTCAGTACTTCGCGCCCATGTACGCGTACATGACGACCCACATGCCCGACATTGAACTGACGGTCCTGTATTGCTCGGACTTCAGCTTGCGAGGCGCTGTCGATGAAGGCTTCGCAAAGCCCGTCACCTGGGACATTGATCTACTCTCTGGGTACCAATACCTCTACCTGGGTGAAGCCGCCACCAGAAGAACGCCCGGCGGATTCTGGTCGATGATAGTGCCGGAGCTCTGGAGACACATTCGAAGCGGGGGCTACGACGCCTTGTGGCTGCATGGTTATGGCTACGCCGCCTGTTGGGTAGCCATGCTGGCCGCGAAGTCAATCGGACTCCCTGTCATGCTACGCGGAGAAACCCATCTGGCATTGAGTCGGCCGAGTTGGCGACGATTCATCCGGGATACCGTGCTCCGACGGTTATTTCGTTCTCTGGACGGTCTTCTTGCCATTGGAACGCGTAATCGTGAATATTATCAAGCGGCTGGTGTCCCGAACGACAAGATTCACATGGTCCCTTATGCCGTCGATAACGAGCGCTTCGAAGCAGCCGTGAGCGCAGTAGCAACAAGACGGCAGGAATATCGATCAACTATGGGGTTTCCAGAGGGCGTACCGGTGGTCCTCTACGCCTCGAAATTGATTGAGCGCAAACATCCTCACACGCTGATGTACGCCATCGCGAAACTCCAGGCCACCGGACGACGTGTCGCGCTATACGTGGTCGGCTCCGGCCCCATGGAGCCACGCCTGCGGGCATTGCAGGCCGAACTGAACCTCGACGATACCCATTTCGCCGGCTTCCTGAATCAAAGCGAATTGCCGATGGCTTATGCCGCTGCCGATATTTTTGTACTGGCGTCAGAATCAGAACCCTGGGGCCTGGTAGTCAATGAGGTGATGTGCGCCGGATTGCCGGTGATCACCTCGCCCGAAATGGGCTGCAGTGAAGATCTTGTCGTCGATGGCGCGAACGGCTTCCAACTTCCGCCGGGGAATGTCGACCAACTGGCCGCCGCCATTGATGCCATGATTGACAACCCAGATAGAATGCGGGCCATGGGAAGGCGCAGTCTGGAAATCATCCGCCAGTGGGGCTATGAACAATGCACGCACGGACTAAGACAGGCACTGGCCGGTCTCCCTGCGAGCAGGTGA
- a CDS encoding polysaccharide deacetylase family protein encodes MTITFDDGFRDSYERGLHYLDSRRIPATVFQSSAMLGDGRLVAEHALYWHASQSGSCSDLIGFARARGWVGAEGENPRTMVGRWLQEVPAAQLDELLLTLEPRMEDQAALARALYPAPELLRRAKKAGHEIGSHGHGHYHRETLGAVEFEADVRTSIARLGDVLGQAPTSFSYPFNARVEGDQETCSKYFQQIATVDAQLIDRDCNPLALPRFTWPGQARNGLRHRRWLLTGRI; translated from the coding sequence GTGACCATCACCTTTGACGACGGTTTCAGAGACAGCTACGAGCGCGGTTTGCATTACCTGGACTCGCGCAGAATCCCGGCCACGGTATTTCAATCGAGCGCCATGCTCGGCGACGGCCGACTTGTTGCCGAACATGCGCTTTATTGGCATGCCAGCCAATCTGGTTCCTGCTCGGACCTCATCGGCTTCGCCCGTGCGCGTGGGTGGGTGGGGGCCGAGGGCGAGAACCCCAGAACCATGGTGGGGCGATGGCTGCAGGAAGTGCCGGCGGCGCAACTCGACGAGCTCCTGCTGACTCTGGAACCGCGAATGGAAGACCAGGCAGCGCTGGCCCGCGCGCTGTATCCGGCACCCGAGCTATTGCGCAGGGCGAAAAAGGCGGGACATGAGATCGGCAGCCATGGTCATGGCCATTACCACCGTGAGACCCTCGGCGCCGTAGAGTTCGAGGCCGACGTTCGCACGTCCATTGCCCGTCTTGGCGACGTGCTGGGGCAGGCGCCGACCAGCTTTTCCTACCCTTTCAATGCGCGTGTCGAGGGTGATCAAGAGACCTGCAGCAAGTACTTCCAGCAGATCGCTACCGTCGATGCGCAACTCATCGATCGAGATTGCAACCCGCTGGCCTTGCCCAGATTTACCTGGCCCGGCCAGGCCCGTAATGGGCTACGGCATCGGCGTTGGCTGCTGACCGGGCGCATCTAG
- a CDS encoding glycosyltransferase family 2 protein yields the protein MSDTGVKRSGLFGTPDVSVLMGVYNGGSDLEPTMRSVLDQQGCDFEFIVIDDGSNDGTAPLLDRLAATEPRLRVVHQQNQGLTKSLIKGCALARAPFIARQDCGDLSYPGRLAALAAWLQVHADVVLVASAYRHVGPRGELLERVGPRNTHEELREILRAGDPTTLYGPHHGSVMFRRSALDRAGGYREAFYFAQDLDLWTRMAMLGEIHILADELYEVRFTQGSITARQTARQAALRQLIAEATRVRASGQSDAGVLARAAAVRPSNERPSTQGLADIDYFLGSCLASRGDPAARAYFLQALRRRPFMAKAWAKLIRSSLGRFGG from the coding sequence ATGAGCGATACCGGGGTGAAGCGGTCAGGCCTGTTCGGTACTCCGGATGTGTCGGTACTCATGGGCGTGTACAACGGCGGCAGCGACCTTGAGCCGACGATGCGGAGCGTGCTCGATCAGCAGGGCTGCGACTTCGAGTTCATTGTGATCGACGATGGTTCCAACGATGGCACGGCGCCGCTGTTGGACCGGCTGGCGGCAACGGAGCCCCGCCTGCGTGTCGTGCACCAGCAGAACCAGGGCCTCACCAAATCCTTGATCAAGGGATGTGCACTGGCGCGCGCGCCTTTCATCGCTCGTCAGGACTGCGGAGACCTGTCGTATCCGGGGCGACTTGCCGCACTCGCGGCGTGGTTGCAGGTTCACGCCGATGTGGTTCTGGTAGCGAGCGCCTACCGGCATGTCGGGCCGCGTGGCGAATTGCTGGAACGCGTCGGGCCACGCAACACCCATGAGGAACTGCGCGAAATTCTGAGAGCTGGAGACCCAACGACACTCTATGGGCCTCATCATGGAAGTGTGATGTTCCGACGCAGTGCATTGGATCGGGCCGGCGGTTACCGAGAGGCCTTTTATTTCGCTCAGGATCTGGATCTTTGGACGCGGATGGCAATGCTCGGCGAAATTCACATCCTGGCTGATGAACTCTACGAAGTGCGCTTTACCCAAGGGTCAATCACCGCACGGCAAACCGCGCGGCAGGCGGCCTTGCGTCAGCTCATTGCCGAGGCGACGCGTGTTCGTGCGTCGGGTCAGTCGGACGCGGGTGTATTGGCTCGTGCCGCTGCCGTGCGTCCAAGCAACGAACGACCCTCAACGCAGGGTTTGGCCGATATTGATTACTTCCTGGGAAGCTGTCTGGCCAGTCGCGGCGACCCCGCCGCGAGGGCTTACTTCCTGCAGGCGCTGCGACGACGGCCATTCATGGCCAAGGCGTGGGCCAAATTGATCCGCTCCAGCCTGGGACGATTCGGTGGCTGA
- a CDS encoding glycosyltransferase family 2 protein encodes MKHSKCRLSVAVCTYNRSASLRLTLESIEKAMPPPQAWELLVIDNNSSDDTRQIVQSFEQRLPIRYLFESTQGLSAARNRALQEFEGDWLIFTDDDVTVDSAWLDAYADAIATFPEAGFLGGRVVPAWPSQRPAWLGDAPIALLDGLLVWFDRGTDTRTFAAQEPLPYGASFALSRDAMRTNGEFRLDLGVKGSVVGRGEESEYMERIRSCGGLGVYVGKAVANHMTDMKRLRLGYLYRYGIQKGIAERRFGSEQTGSTLRAWFYILRGIAQWVRGHGDRFRQCIINAGIERGLMRDG; translated from the coding sequence ATGAAGCACAGCAAATGTCGATTGTCCGTCGCTGTTTGCACCTATAACCGTTCGGCCAGCCTTCGCTTAACGCTCGAGTCGATTGAAAAGGCCATGCCACCGCCGCAAGCCTGGGAATTGTTGGTGATCGATAATAACTCCAGCGACGATACAAGGCAGATTGTTCAATCATTCGAACAGCGGCTGCCTATCCGCTACCTGTTCGAGTCCACGCAAGGCCTTTCTGCGGCGCGCAACAGGGCCCTCCAGGAATTCGAGGGTGATTGGCTGATCTTTACCGACGACGATGTCACTGTGGATTCGGCATGGCTTGATGCCTATGCAGATGCGATTGCAACTTTCCCCGAGGCAGGCTTCCTGGGTGGTCGTGTCGTGCCAGCGTGGCCGAGCCAGCGCCCAGCTTGGCTCGGCGACGCCCCGATAGCGCTCCTTGATGGACTCCTGGTCTGGTTTGATCGGGGTACGGATACGCGCACATTCGCCGCGCAGGAGCCGTTACCCTACGGCGCGAGTTTTGCGCTGTCGCGTGATGCAATGCGCACAAACGGAGAATTTCGTCTGGATTTGGGAGTGAAGGGTAGCGTCGTGGGTCGCGGTGAAGAATCCGAGTATATGGAGCGTATACGCAGCTGCGGAGGCTTGGGTGTCTACGTCGGCAAAGCCGTTGCGAATCACATGACGGATATGAAGCGCCTTCGTCTCGGCTACCTCTATCGCTACGGGATTCAGAAGGGGATCGCTGAGCGACGCTTTGGAAGCGAGCAAACGGGCAGCACACTTCGAGCCTGGTTTTACATCCTTCGGGGGATCGCGCAGTGGGTGCGGGGACACGGCGATCGCTTTCGGCAATGCATCATCAATGCGGGCATCGAGCGCGGCTTGATGCGCGATGGCTGA
- a CDS encoding glycosyltransferase family 2 protein, with amino-acid sequence MRSVGEHPLVSTVIPVFNRPLRLREAVASVLAQDWRSLEIIIVDDGSTDGGATWSVAEALIAENPGSVVGLRQANAGPGAARQRGVSAAQGEFLQFLDSDDVYHPQKTSRLMRALEKAPSAGIAYCDSVRRSSNGIVGPDTGHRGSETHHTIFPALLEGRLWHTNAVLYRRSVVEQAGGWPTLRQCEDWLFDATVGATGVRLTHVPEALVELRSHADSGEHLGHAWRRNSDRHRERCEALLGVLTQAQRVGVPRASNEMRRFVRTLFFEARLAAVAGLEPEAQRMLAAAERLAVEMGWQLSLFRMMASVIGWSRAGRLASAAFG; translated from the coding sequence ATGAGATCCGTCGGAGAGCATCCGCTGGTTTCCACTGTCATCCCGGTCTTTAACCGCCCGCTGCGCCTGCGCGAGGCTGTGGCCAGCGTGCTTGCACAAGACTGGCGGTCTCTCGAGATCATCATCGTGGACGACGGTTCGACAGATGGCGGTGCGACATGGAGCGTCGCTGAAGCGCTCATCGCCGAGAACCCGGGTTCGGTTGTCGGTTTGCGACAGGCCAATGCAGGCCCCGGTGCTGCGAGACAACGCGGTGTGTCCGCCGCTCAGGGCGAGTTCCTTCAGTTTCTTGACAGTGACGATGTTTATCACCCCCAAAAGACCTCGCGGCTGATGCGCGCGCTGGAAAAAGCACCTTCCGCTGGGATCGCCTATTGCGACAGCGTCCGCCGATCTTCGAACGGTATTGTCGGCCCCGATACCGGGCACCGCGGAAGCGAGACGCACCACACTATCTTCCCCGCGCTGTTGGAGGGGCGCTTGTGGCACACGAATGCGGTGCTGTATCGACGCTCCGTCGTGGAGCAGGCTGGCGGCTGGCCAACGCTCCGCCAATGCGAAGATTGGCTGTTCGATGCGACCGTTGGTGCCACCGGCGTCAGGCTGACCCATGTTCCTGAGGCGTTGGTGGAGCTTCGGAGCCACGCGGATTCCGGCGAACACCTGGGCCACGCGTGGCGCCGCAATTCGGACCGACATCGCGAGCGGTGTGAGGCGCTGCTCGGCGTACTGACTCAAGCGCAACGAGTTGGAGTGCCCCGCGCTTCGAATGAGATGAGGCGCTTTGTGAGAACGCTCTTCTTCGAAGCACGGCTGGCTGCAGTAGCTGGGCTGGAGCCTGAGGCGCAACGAATGCTCGCCGCAGCGGAGCGTCTCGCAGTAGAGATGGGCTGGCAGCTGTCTTTATTTCGAATGATGGCAAGCGTCATCGGTTGGTCGCGAGCAGGTCGATTGGCGAGCGCAGCCTTCGGATGA
- a CDS encoding carbamoyltransferase, whose translation MIVLGLNAFHADSAAALLVDGRLVAAVEEERFRRIKHWAGFPSQAIEWCLHSTGKTLNDVDIIAVNTDPRAGRLARAAYAVRHLPSPAMVLDRFRARRKRMSIEQHLARAFPGQPFKAQIRPIEHHLAHLASAYYPSGFDRAVALSVDGFGDFASAAWGVGIGGRIAVDGKVGFPHSLGVFYQALTQFLGFPHYGDEYKVMGLAPYGRPLHVEALRKVVQPTSRGIGFTLDTRYFRHHRERIAYDWEDGSPSFDRLYSRELEALLGPAREPGSPLEQRHKDLARSVQAVFEECYLQMINALAGENETDALVVAGGCAQNSVANGLIATRTPFKKVYVAPAGYDAGGAVGAAYAAAAKAGDLTVAERSPYLGPEYSAAEIEAELRASQSQIAAAGCTVRLLADENALINDAADRIAAGQVVGWFQGRLEWGPRALGNRSILGDPRRADMKDIINSKIKRRESFRPFAPSILREHVSAWFEQDGDVPYMAMVFPIREEKRGQIPAVTHVDGTGRLQTVDAETNPLYAALIGAVAQRTGVPIVLNTSFNENEPVVCRPVEALQCMLRTDMDVVYLGRFAVSRNSGMPS comes from the coding sequence ATGATTGTTCTTGGATTGAATGCCTTTCACGCCGACTCTGCGGCCGCATTACTGGTCGACGGACGACTGGTGGCTGCTGTGGAAGAGGAGCGCTTTCGACGCATCAAGCACTGGGCCGGGTTCCCGAGCCAAGCCATTGAATGGTGTCTGCACAGCACCGGCAAGACATTGAACGATGTCGACATCATCGCGGTGAACACCGATCCGCGCGCAGGTCGTCTCGCGCGAGCCGCCTACGCCGTTCGGCATCTACCCTCGCCGGCCATGGTGCTGGATAGATTTCGAGCTCGGCGCAAGCGCATGTCCATCGAGCAGCACCTGGCCCGAGCCTTTCCCGGGCAGCCATTCAAGGCGCAGATTCGGCCTATCGAGCATCATCTGGCGCATCTGGCATCGGCCTACTACCCATCTGGCTTCGACCGGGCCGTGGCCCTGTCGGTGGACGGCTTTGGTGACTTTGCCAGCGCCGCCTGGGGTGTAGGCATCGGGGGCCGAATCGCTGTTGACGGCAAGGTGGGATTCCCGCACTCCCTGGGCGTTTTCTATCAGGCGCTCACCCAGTTCCTGGGCTTCCCCCACTATGGCGATGAATACAAGGTCATGGGCCTGGCTCCCTATGGAAGGCCCCTGCACGTGGAGGCACTGCGAAAAGTGGTTCAGCCGACCAGTCGTGGCATCGGTTTCACCTTGGATACGCGCTACTTTCGACACCACCGCGAGCGCATTGCCTACGATTGGGAAGACGGCTCTCCCAGTTTCGATCGGCTGTATTCGCGCGAACTGGAAGCACTTCTCGGACCGGCCCGAGAACCTGGCTCGCCCTTGGAGCAACGTCACAAGGATCTGGCGCGATCGGTGCAGGCCGTGTTCGAAGAGTGCTACCTGCAAATGATCAACGCCTTGGCTGGCGAGAACGAGACCGACGCCCTGGTAGTCGCCGGTGGATGTGCGCAAAACTCGGTGGCCAACGGTTTGATTGCCACGCGTACCCCTTTCAAGAAGGTCTATGTGGCCCCGGCAGGTTACGACGCGGGCGGTGCAGTTGGCGCAGCCTACGCAGCCGCCGCGAAAGCTGGCGACCTGACCGTTGCCGAAAGATCGCCCTACCTTGGACCGGAATACAGTGCGGCAGAGATCGAGGCGGAATTGCGCGCAAGCCAGTCGCAGATTGCTGCCGCTGGATGCACCGTGCGGCTGCTTGCCGACGAGAACGCGCTGATCAACGACGCCGCCGACCGCATAGCTGCGGGCCAAGTGGTCGGATGGTTTCAGGGTCGTTTGGAATGGGGGCCGCGGGCGCTCGGAAATCGTTCGATTCTCGGCGATCCCCGCCGTGCCGACATGAAAGACATCATCAACAGCAAGATCAAGCGCCGTGAGTCGTTTCGGCCTTTCGCACCCTCCATCCTGAGGGAGCACGTCTCGGCGTGGTTCGAGCAGGATGGTGACGTGCCTTACATGGCCATGGTCTTTCCCATTCGCGAGGAAAAGCGCGGCCAGATTCCCGCTGTCACGCACGTTGATGGCACCGGGCGGTTGCAGACTGTCGATGCCGAGACCAACCCATTGTATGCGGCGCTCATCGGCGCGGTGGCCCAGAGGACTGGCGTTCCGATCGTGCTCAATACTTCCTTCAACGAGAACGAGCCTGTCGTGTGTCGGCCGGTCGAGGCCTTGCAATGCATGCTGCGAACCGACATGGACGTGGTGTACCTGGGGCGATTTGCGGTGTCACGCAACTCCGGGATGCCCAGTTGA
- a CDS encoding glycosyltransferase, whose amino-acid sequence MLHVVPTYFPAARYGGPIHSVHGLCKALVRAGHRVDVCTTSVDGAKRLDVPEGQAVDVDGVCVRYFRSRFDRLYWSPAMSGFLRKNMAGYDAVHLHSVFLWPTASAAFWARRRRIPYVLSPRGMLVPELIAARSGLVKRAWIQLIERGNLSSAARIHVTSTQEGDDLSRCALALAPVLDLPNGVDLPDTFQRSVIPGQILFLGRLSWKKNLEALIDALARLPSASLILAGPDDEQLAAGLMDRAGASGCAARIKLLGTVDAQQKHALFSQSACTVLPSLNENFGNVVVEALAHGCPVVVSPGVGARGIVSASGGGVVAASADAEALRAAIAQLLDHPERSAQRGEAGASYVRQHLSWDSVAVKMADAYRQMAVQCELAGR is encoded by the coding sequence GTGTTGCATGTGGTACCGACCTATTTTCCCGCAGCTCGCTACGGTGGCCCCATTCATTCCGTCCACGGCTTGTGCAAGGCCCTGGTTCGCGCCGGCCATCGGGTAGATGTCTGCACCACCTCCGTCGATGGTGCCAAGCGACTGGATGTACCGGAAGGGCAGGCCGTGGATGTGGACGGTGTCTGCGTGCGCTATTTCCGCAGTCGCTTCGATCGACTCTACTGGTCACCGGCGATGTCGGGGTTCTTGCGAAAGAACATGGCTGGCTATGATGCCGTGCACCTGCACTCGGTCTTTCTCTGGCCCACGGCTTCCGCTGCTTTCTGGGCGCGCCGAAGGCGCATTCCTTATGTGTTGTCCCCGCGCGGGATGCTGGTGCCCGAGCTGATTGCGGCCAGGAGCGGCTTGGTCAAGCGTGCCTGGATTCAACTGATCGAGCGAGGGAATCTCTCGTCCGCGGCGCGCATTCATGTGACGAGCACGCAGGAAGGTGATGATCTGAGTCGCTGCGCTTTGGCGCTGGCGCCAGTTCTCGATCTGCCCAATGGCGTCGATTTGCCAGACACTTTCCAGCGGTCGGTCATTCCTGGACAGATCCTCTTTCTCGGCCGCTTGTCCTGGAAGAAGAATCTGGAGGCCTTGATCGATGCGCTTGCGCGCTTGCCCTCGGCATCGCTCATCCTTGCCGGCCCGGATGATGAACAACTGGCTGCAGGCTTGATGGACCGCGCCGGGGCTTCGGGTTGCGCCGCTCGAATCAAACTGCTGGGCACCGTCGACGCGCAGCAGAAACATGCCTTGTTTTCCCAGTCGGCCTGCACTGTACTCCCGTCCCTGAACGAGAATTTTGGCAATGTCGTGGTCGAAGCGCTGGCCCATGGCTGTCCGGTCGTGGTCAGCCCCGGTGTTGGCGCGCGCGGAATCGTGAGCGCGAGCGGTGGCGGCGTGGTGGCGGCGTCTGCAGATGCTGAGGCCTTGCGGGCTGCCATCGCGCAGCTGCTCGATCATCCCGAGAGGTCAGCGCAGCGAGGAGAAGCGGGAGCAAGCTATGTACGGCAACATCTGTCCTGGGACTCGGTGGCGGTGAAGATGGCAGACGCGTATCGGCAAATGGCGGTGCAATGCGAACTCGCGGGTCGATGA
- a CDS encoding glycosyltransferase family 2 protein, whose amino-acid sequence MSPLSKSCVSSPSVTLTVAIPTYRRERVLLETVSYLRSLAVPPGEILLLDQTQQHDPETESALGTMADAGAITWVRLTIPSIPQAMNQGLVRARHDLVLFLDDDIRPDPELIAAHLRAHQESPGGIVAGRVLQPWHGGKADPADASRFGFNSESSREVDEFMGGNFSVNRHDAIAQGGFDENFVRVAYRFEADFALRWRRAGGRIRYAAGALIHHLKASDGGTRVFGDYLRTAIPAHSVGEYYFALVNRPSGWLRTVFGRPMRAIATRHHLRRPWWIPSTLVAEVGGILWALVLMFRGRRLISNVADASRN is encoded by the coding sequence ATGAGCCCGCTCTCGAAGTCATGCGTCTCGTCGCCGTCGGTGACCTTGACCGTCGCCATTCCAACCTACCGCCGCGAGCGTGTCTTGCTTGAAACCGTCAGCTACTTGCGGTCGTTGGCGGTGCCGCCCGGGGAAATTCTCCTGCTGGATCAGACGCAACAACATGATCCGGAGACGGAATCTGCCCTCGGAACCATGGCCGACGCGGGCGCCATCACTTGGGTCCGGTTGACCATCCCCAGCATTCCCCAGGCAATGAACCAAGGGTTGGTCCGGGCGCGACACGATCTGGTGCTGTTTCTGGACGATGACATTCGGCCCGATCCGGAGTTGATAGCGGCACATCTGCGGGCACACCAGGAGTCGCCCGGAGGAATAGTCGCTGGTCGAGTGCTGCAACCCTGGCACGGCGGCAAGGCGGATCCGGCCGATGCCAGCCGATTCGGCTTCAACTCCGAGTCGTCTCGCGAGGTGGACGAGTTCATGGGCGGAAACTTCTCGGTAAATCGCCACGATGCGATTGCGCAGGGTGGCTTCGACGAGAATTTTGTGCGAGTCGCCTACCGCTTCGAGGCTGACTTTGCCTTGCGATGGCGGCGCGCCGGCGGCCGAATCCGCTACGCGGCCGGAGCATTGATCCACCACCTGAAGGCCAGCGATGGCGGAACCCGGGTATTTGGAGATTATCTCCGAACCGCTATTCCGGCCCATTCGGTGGGTGAGTACTACTTTGCCCTGGTCAACCGTCCCTCTGGTTGGCTGCGTACCGTCTTCGGCCGGCCCATGCGTGCGATCGCCACCCGACACCACCTGCGACGTCCCTGGTGGATTCCCTCCACGCTGGTGGCGGAAGTCGGCGGGATTCTTTGGGCGCTGGTGCTGATGTTCCGCGGACGCCGATTGATCTCGAATGTCGCCGATGCGAGTCGAAACTGA